From the Lysinibacillus fusiformis genome, the window TATTCATGAAACGTGAGGATTTGCAGCTTTATTTTATTATGGGTACGAGCAATGTTCCTCATCATGAACAATCGATCTATATCCTAGAAAAGGCATTACAAGCAGGCATTACAATGTTTCAATTTCGCGAAAAAGGTCCTCATGTGTTAACTGGATTAGCCTATGAACAGTTTGCACGCCAATGTCAAAAACGATGTCATCAGTATAGTGTACCCTTTATCGTTAATGACGATGTCGAGCTAGCGATGCGACTCGGTGCTGATGGTGTTCATATCGGACAAGATGATTTACCTGTTGGAGTAGCACGGAAAAGAATTGGGAACATGATTCTTGGTGTTTCTGTCCATTCACAGGACGAATTGCAAACGGCTATTAACCATCAAGCTGATTATGTAGGGATTGGTCCAATCTTTGCAACATCTTCTAAAAGTGATGCACAACCACCTTGTGGCACATCTTTTTTACAGCAGGCTCGTTATCTTCATCCTGAATTACCGATTGTAGCAATCGGAGGAATTAATTGTACAAATGCACATGCTGTATTTCAAGCTGGTGCTGATGGTATTGCTGTGATTTCAGCTATCTGTCAAAGCGAAGATATTGAACATACAGTATCTACGTTTAAGTCTTTATGTCGTATAAATAAATGATCAATAAACAAACTAAAACCAGTGCCTTTTACGGTCACTGGTTTTAAGTTTATAAATGCTTAATCAGCATTTATTGGTTGTTTGGCATACCTTTTAATTGAGATTCTGCCATTTGTACAAGACGTTTAGTGATTTCACCACCAACGGAACCGTTGGCACGAGCTGAAGCTTCAGCTCCTAATTGAACACCAAATTCTTGTGCAATTTCGTATTTCATTTGATCAAGTGCTTGTTGTACACCAGGTACTGCAAGCTTGTTTGAACTGCGGTTGTTGTTTGAAGTCATGTCTCTCACCTCCTTGTGAATATAGAATGTGCGATATTAGATTTTTAATACAAAAATTTTAGAGGTAAATTGTACCTCTATTGGAATACCGTTAGTCACGCAAAAAAGCCGTCTCAAAATGGGCTTTGAGACGGCTTTTAAAACCTTATAATAGATCTGCAAATTTATCTTGTTGCTGTTCTTCTTTCTTAGGGAAAATATAGACCTCGCGATTTTTCACTGCTCGCTCAATCAATTCATCAAAATCAGAGAAGCTTTCATAATGCTCCACCTTTTCAAGCTTTGGTTTTGTTTTAGGACTTGCTGGTGTAAAAATCGTACAGCAATCTTCAAATGGCTGAATAGATGTTTCGTATGTGCCGATTTTCTCAGCCTTATCGATAATTTCTAATTTATCTGTTGAAATCAGCGGACGTAGAATAGGTGTATTTGTTACTGCATTAATTGCTGTTAAGCTTTCAAGCGTTTGACTCGCTACTTGTCCAAGGCTTTCACCCGTTACAATAGCAAGTGCACCAATTTCCTCACGCACCTGATCAGCAACCTTCAGCATCATTCGGCGTGTTGTTGTCATCGATACGTTAGAAGGTACTTTTTCTTTAATAAGAACTTGTATTTCAGTAAAAGGAATAACATGCAAACGAATACTAGCACCAAATTTCGTTAATTCATTAGCAAGCACTTTAACTTTTTCTAATGAATTTTGGCTTGTATAAGGTGGACTAAAGAAATGAATCGCTTCTAATCGCACACCACGCTTCATCATTAAATAACCTGCGACAGGGCTATCAATACCGCCTGATAGCATTAATAAAGACTTCCCATTAGATCCTACTGGCATTCCACCTGCACCAGGAATGACTTGTGCCATCATATAAGTTGCATCATGACGAACTTCTACACGTAGCTCAATATCAGGCTTTTTCACTTTGACAGATAAATTTTGAAATTGCGGTAAAACATAGCCACCAATCTCACGTTGGATGGCGTGAGATTCTAATGGAAATGTTTTATCAGTACGTTTTACTTCTACTTTAAATGTATGTTGCTCGTCTTTAAATGTCTCCATAATCGTGATAGCGAGCTTTTTCATACTTTCCATCTCTTTTTCACATGCAGCTACAGGGCTAAATGATTGAATACCAAAAATTTTAGGTAAACCTGTAATTAGCGTCTGCATTTGTGCTTCGTCCTCTATAGCAATAAACATACGATCACGTTCTGTACGAATATGCAGTTGACCTAAATCAGCAAAAGCATGTCGAATATTTTCACGTAAGCGGCGAATAAAATCCATTTTGTTGCGGCCTTTTGTAGAAAGCTCACCATATCGAATTAAAATTTCTTTCCAAATCATTTACTTATTTTCTCCTTTGAGTTCCAACATTACTTCTGCAAGTACTTGTTTAAACTTTTCTATATCTTCTATTGTGTTATGTGCGCCAAAGCTAATGCGAATCACACCTTTTTTATAATGCTCATCAAGGTGTAGTGCCTCGACTACATGGCTTGTTTTCGTTTGCTTGGATGAACATGCACTTGATGTTGACACAATGACACCGCGTTTTTGCATAGCATTAATAATAACTTCCCCTTTTAAATCACGAACACTAAATGACATAATATGCGCAGCTCCTTGTGGGGTCGATAAAACATGGACTGCTTCTCCATATCCGTCTAGCTGAGCTCGAATTTCATCATGCCATTGACGGTATTTATTTGCGCGTTCGTTCATTGTTTCAACGGCCAATCGAGCCGCTTTCGCTAAAGCAACAGCTTGCGGAACTGCCACAGTACCGCTGCGCATTCCAAATTCCTGACCACCACCAAGAGCAAAAGGCTGCCATCTCACGGGTTTACGGAATGCTAATACACCTGAGCCTTTAAAGCCATGAATTTTATGACCAGAGATAGAAATACAGTCTGGGCCTTCTTCTTTAAAGGATATAGCTAATTTCCCAAAGCTTTGAACAGCATCAACATGAAAGGCTGCACGACTCATTTCATGAATCATTTTTGCTGCTTCCTTTATAGGCTGAATCGTACCCATTTCATTATTCACATGCATGATGCTAACTAAAATGGTTTCTTTTCGTATTTTAGTACGAAGCTCATCGAGAGAAATCACACCATTTCGATCAACACGAAGATATTCAACATCATAGCCCTCTTTTTCAAGCTGTTTCATCGTTTCTAGCACTGAAGGATGTTCAATTTCAGTCGTTAAAATATGCTTTCCTATATGCGTATTACTACGTGCTATGCCAAAAATAGCTGCATTATTTGATTCTGTACCACCTGAAGTAAATAGCACATTTTTTGCCTCTGTCTGCAAAATATCTGCTACTTGCTCACGCGCACGCATTAATAAATCATTTGCTTCAACACCCATGGCATGGATGGAAGCAGGGTTGGCATAATACTGCTCATTGACAGCCATGAATGCTTGCATAACCTCATTTAAAGGCTTTGTTGTTGCACTATTATCTAAATAAATCGTATTAACCATAACTTTTCACACACTTTCAAAACGTTGATTTAACGGTATTTATCATAACGCAATCTTTGGCGATTGACCACTAACTTTAACGATTCTTTAAATTTTAATTGGTATCCTACATTTTTTTCAACATCGTGATAAATTCTGTGGGCGTACTAAATTCGATCGCTTTAACAAAACCTAATTTTTCATAAAGATGGATTGCTCGCTTATTAAATAGGGCGACTGTTAAGCGAAGTGGTAGATGATGCTCTTGTTGAACTGTTTGTACAATAAACGAAAAAAATGCCGTTCCTAATCCTTGACCTGTTAGATTTGGTTTCATACCAATTCCAATATCTACACAGCATTCTATATATGCACCAATATCCTGTCCCTTTGGCACTTGTGCTGCCAAACCTGTGCAATAATAGCCGATTAACTCCCCCTGATTATTAAAGATAGCAAAGTAGGGATGATCAAGCATTTCTTGTACATTTTCATCCGATAATTCATTATTGTAAAAATCGTAAGGTTCTGCATATTGCCATTGTAAAATTTCACTTGCAAACTGTTCATTCATTTTTTTTATCGACAGCTTCACACTGAATCACATCCTCATCTATGCAATAAATAGAAAGCTGTCTAAAAAGTAATCGCTATACTTTTTAGACAGCTCAAAATGTTATTCGAATTATTTTACTGTGAATTGTTCAGCAACCATTTCTTGAATACGCTTTAAAGCACCTGGCTCCATTTCTTCCACTGCTGTACCTGCTTCTTCTAAAGCCTTCGCATAACGGAATTGGTGGAAAGCCTCTTCTGCTTCTTTTAAACGTCCGTTCAATTTCGGGTTCGATGCACGGTGACGATTACCGTACTGAATAATGCGTTCAATGAGCATCACATTTTCTATTAATTCATGTGCTTTTACTTTAACATCCTCTACGCAAAGTGTTGCTGCATTTAGATTATTATGAACCGTTCCCATATTAAGCGGTACTTCTTGCAAGCTTTGCATGACAACATAGATGTGCTCTGCAGCCTCATCAAGACGTGCATCCATCTCCTCAGGAATCCCTGGAATATTTGCCTTGTTTAATAAACGATCGGTATCTTGTAATATTTTCTTTAAGTTTTCGACTTGAGCGCGTGCCTTATTTTCATCTATTCGAAGTTTCTTCATTGTATTCGATAGATGCCCTTGTTCTTCATGAATTCGTTCTAGCTCTTCACTAATTTCGATTAACTCTTCCTGTAAGCTAGAATAAGCCGATTTTTCTTCCTTAACTCGCATGGCTAATAAATCATAGCGACGTTGCAGTGCTTCCAATTGTTTTAAAGCGGCTTTTGGAATTTCAGCATCCTTTTCATTTAAATGGTAACTTTGTTGCACATACGTTGCCTCATCATTCACTAACTTTGTAGAAGAAATGACATTGGTGATAGAGCTTAATAAACGATCACAATTTTGATCTACATAATTTTTAGCAATAACCTCTTTTTCAAGTAAATCATAAAAACGATCGATTTCTTCATTAATCTCTGTCACACGAGGTTTAACAACTTTTAAATTAAGCTCTGCAAGGTCCAGCTTTAATGCATCAAATTCTTTTTCATATTTATTAAGTGCATCTTTCAATTCTAAATGCTGTAAATAGTAAGATTGGTCTTCCATTTCTCGCTGACCATTACGCAATTCCTGAACCGCACCTGGTAACTTAACTTGAATTTCCGTTAAAATAGTAGGAACATCATTAATATACTCGAATGTCTGCTGAGATTCTTGATTTAAGCTAATAACAATTTCTCGTGCTTGCAAATAATTGCCTTCATTTGTCAATACATCGAACTCTTCAAATTTTTGAACAAATGTCTCCAGCTTTTTCTCCAATGCAGGTAGTGCTACACCAAATGAATGCTGATGAGCCAGCAATGTCTTTCTTGCAGAGCGATAGTATTCTTTTAATTGTTCGATTTCAATTCGATTTTTTTCTTCGCTGCCAATTAATTCATTCAGTTCTTCTAAAATATTATTTTTATCTTGGTCGCATTTTTCAATGTAATCTTCAATTTCACGTTCTATTAAAGTTGCCCTTTTAAAACGAAGTCGATTAATTTGATCCTCAGCATCAAATAGAAGAGAATCGATTTTAGTCATATGTACATCGATGACTTCATCCCAAGTATTGCGCCATCGTTCAAACATTTCTTCCGTTTCACCGTTCATGTTTAAAGATTTTACTTTTGAAATTTCTTCATTTATAGGATTATGTTGTATTTGTAATTTTTCATTTTCAAGTTTTGCAATAATTGCAACATGTTTTCTTCGCATCATAAATCCTACTATGGCTAAAATTAATAGTAGGATAATCGGAATGATGATATACTCCATCGTAAGCCTCCTATTCTACAATAAACGAATTGGCTAGTTGTATTTATTATATACTATGTTTTCGCCTTTTGTACTAAAATTTAAGTGTTTTTCAGAAAACTGTATTTTCGCTATTGTGAAATATTTAAATAGCGTATCTATAGAGCTAAAGGAGTGGTAAATTATGAAACGTGATGGGCATATACATAGTCCTTTTTGTCCACATGGCACTACGGACTCATTCAACCAATATATTGAAAAAGCAATTTCTCATCATTTCAAAGATATAACATTTACAGAACACGCCCCATTGCCCAAAAGTTTTTTTGATCCAACCCCGCAACAAGATAGTGGCATGAACCCTGATGATCTCATGCCTTACATTAAAGAATTGCAACACCTGCAACAACGGTATGCACAGGATATTCGCATCCGTATCGGATTAGAGGTTGACTATATCCAAGGTTACGAACAAGAAACTCGTCAACTCCTTGATACATATGGACATTTTTTAGATGACGCTATTTTATCAGTTCATTTTTTAAAATGGCAAGATACCTTTGTATGTATCGACTTTTCTTCTGAATGCTTTATTGATTTTTCAAAAAAAGTTGGCTCTGTTGAACAGGTTTATGATTTATATTATGATACTGTCCTACAATCAATTAGAGCAGATCTTGGTCCATACAAACCAAAACGGATTGGGCACCCATCACTTATTCATAAATTCCAACTGGCGCACAACGAAAAAATCGATGATGCACGACGTATTAGAGAAGTATTGGACAGCATGAAATGTGCGGGCTATGAATTAGATTTAAATAGTGCTGGTTTAAGTAAACAATATTGTCAGGAGCCCTATCCACCTTTTGCCTTTATCCATTATAGTCAAGCTATTCAACTACCATATGTATTTGGTTCGGATGCACATAGCGCAGAGGATTTACATCAACACTATAATGTTATATTACCAATATAAATAATTTTTAAACGAGGTGCTTATATGTTTACACAAATTAATTACGAAGGATCCATTGCTGACCAATATCTAACATTATCAAAACAATTAGATGCACTACTCACTGGTGAAACCAATCAAATTGCCAATTTAAGTAATGCCTCTGCTCTATTAAATCAGTTTTTAACAAACATCAACTGGATTGGTTTTTATCTCTTACAGGATAATGAACTTGTGCTAGGGCCATTCCAGGGTCTTCCTGCCTGTGTTAGAATCCCTATTGGACGTGGTGTTTGTGGTACAGCTGTGGCAACGAGAGAAACAATTGTTGTAAAAGATGTACACGATTTTCCAGGGCATATTGCTTGTGATGCGGCCTCACAGTCTGAAATTGTTATACCGCTGCTGAAACAAGGTGAGATCATCGGTGTATTAGATATCGATAGTCCTATTGTGAATCGCTTTTCAGAGGAAGATCGCAATGGCTTAGAGGAATTTGTTAAAACACTACTCAATCATTTATAATAAAACAACAAAAATTACCCTGAAATGTTTTATATTGTCATTTCAGGGTAATTTATTTAAACAACTATTCATTATATTGTGCTTCATCAAACCTATAAATTTGTTTGATACGAACCGTTATGAGTACAAAAACGATTTTTCCCACTATTTTTTGCTTCATACAAGGCTGTATCAGCATGTAAAAACACAGATTGGAATGCTGGTCGATCTCGCTCATCCCATGTTATAAGCCCCGCAGAAATTGTAACTTGTGGATCTGTGGCACTTGGGATTACTTTCACAATGGTTGATGCTAATTCTAAAGCTTCTTTTTCATTGATATTAGGCACATAGACAGACATTTCTTCTCCACCCCATCTTGCGCAAATCCCACGACTTCCAATCGTCTCTTTTAATTGAACCGCAATCTGTACAAGAATTTTATCTCCAACTTGGTGACCGTACGTATCATTAATACGTTTAAAATTATCAATATCAATTAACAAAAACATACCAGATTGATCATATTCAAGTGATTTTTCTACAAACTGATCGAGGTAACTGCGAGCATATAGTTTCGTTAAATGATCCAAATCGACCATTTCCTGAAGCTGTGTTCGTAAAATTGAATTTGCAATGGCTAACGATGAGTGGTGAATTAAAGATTGCATTAATTTGAAACTATCGAACGAAAAGAAATATGGCTCTTTATGTAAGACAATACTAAAACCATTAATCTTTTCCTCCATAAGTATAGGAATCGCCATAATAGAACGATACTCAATTTGATTAGGAGTTAGACGGCTGAAATCGGCAACAAATAGTGGATCATTCGTTTGAGCAAAATGCTGTTCAACATGTTTTATATAACTTTGACCATTTTCTGAATGGAACAAGGAGGTACTTGCACCTGTTATTTCAAATGTATCGTGTTTTTTAAATGCGAAACAAACTTCCATTGGCTGAAAAGATTTCAGTAACTGCTTTTGTAGGAAAAGTAACATTTCATGAATGTCAATTCGCATATTTAAACGATGCGATGTTTCATTAATGAGTTGTAAGTCACTTACGAGGCGATGCGATTGATGATATAATTTTGCATTTTCAAGAGCATTTCCTGACGCTTGCGCCAGCATCCGTACAAAATCTTTTTCAGTTGTTGAAAAAAGATAAGTCGTGGGAGCACTTACTTGCAAGATGCCATAGATAGCTTGCCTGCCCTTAATAGGTGCATTTAACAACCGACAATTTAAATCGCTCGCTAACTCTGTCGTTAACTCTCCTGATACAAAGGCTTCAATTGTAGCAGGTCTTTCAGATAAATAATCAAAAAGCTTAATATCGATGGTCGTGTGTCGATCTTGATCATTCGATAATATCAGCTCCACATTAAATTCAGGGAAATTATCCCGTATATTTTTTAATACATTTTCTAAAATTAAATCAATATCCATTGTTGAATGAAATAAATCAGTCATGTTATATAGTTTTCTATATTGGTCTTCATTTATTTTGACATCTAAATTGTCTCTAATCATTTGAAGAACCTTTGAAAGTATTTCTATACACTCTTCACCGTACTCCGAGGTCATAAAGTCTGTCCAAGACTCTGTTGCCTCCACAAGTAATACACCAATGGGATTTTTGCCCTCTGCTTGGAAAAGCACCATATCTGTCATCATTGAATAGGCTTGTCTTGCTTTTAATATATAAGGAATTTTCACTACTTTTTGTTGATAAAAACTAGCTTCGATCATCAGCCATGACACAGCATTTAGCTTTGTTTCAATTGTTAATGAAGCCATCTCTTCAATAGGTATTAAAGAATTACCTTCAAAACTGAGAAAAGCAGCATTGTCAATTTTCAAGCGCTTCTTTAGAAACTGTTTCAATGAACAAAAATACCCATTAAAACTAGTTTGTTCTTCATAAGAACTCACCCAAAAGCTCAAAACATCAGATTTTATATATTTTAGCGTTTGTAAATGGTCTGTCATGAAATCACCTTTTCTATATAACGTCCAAATCAATTACTATTAACTTATAATATATTATACATAATTTGTGTCATTTTGACTATGTAATTATCCCTTACTTTTACAATTTACATTACACAGCGTATCATTAACTATTCCTATATCATTTAAAATAGATAGTGAGGAATTTCCTACTATGTTCTTTTACAAATTTTTAAAAGCAAATAATTGACGTCCTTATCCTAAGCAGTTACAATGGAGGTTGTGTAAAATAAACGCAGCAGTGGTATAAGCTTATGATTGTATTTTATTCCTCTATTTTCTGATATACAACTACTTGAGATCCTCAGTAATGAAAATTAGATGGTGTATTGCGTAACCTAACGGCTGCATAGGCGAAAGTACATGAAAATAAAATGCGTGTAAGAACGGGTACTACTGGTTTTTGTTTTACAACAAAAAAACCAAATTTAAAGGAGGAGACAACAATATGTCTCGTTATACAGGTCCATCTTGGAAATTATCACGTCGTCTTGGTATCTCACTAAGCGGTACAGGTAAAGAAATCGAAAAACGCCCTTACGCACCAGGTCAACACGGTCCAAACCAACGTAAAAAATTATCAGAATACGGTTTACAACTTCAAGAAAAACAAAAACTTCGTCATATGTATGGTATGAACGAACGTCAATTCCGTACACTATTTGACCGTGCTGGTAAAATGAAAGGTGTCCACGGTGAAAACTTCATGATCCTTCTTGAAACTCGCCTTGACAACTTAGTTTACCGTTTAGGTTTAGCTCGTACTCGTCGTGGTTCTCGTCAATTAGTTAACCATGGTCACATCTTAGTAGATGGCAAACGCGTTGATATCCCATCATACAGCGTAAAACCAGGTCAAACGATTTCTCTTCGTGAAAAATCTCAAAACCTTGCTGTAGTAGTGGAAGCTATCGAAGTAAACAACTTCGTACCTGACTACTTAACATTCGATGCTGACAAAAAAGAAGGTACATTCACTCGCCTTCCAGAGCGTTCTGAATTATCAGCTGAAATCAACGAATCATTCATCGTAGAGTACTACTCTCGTTAATGACGACAAAAGCCCTGAAATCCCTTGTATATCAAGGTTTCAGGGCTTTTTTTATTGTTTCATCATTTAATCCTGATTCCTATGAACAATCAATTCGAACCTACGTTTTTTCCGCTACTAATCATTAGTGCAGAAACTAATCCCGTACTAAGTGTTGTAGCAAGAAGAAGGAAGGCTACAGTAAAGCTACCAGATTGTATCAAATAAACAGATATGAACGGTGCAACACTTGTTCCAGCAAATAAAATGACTGTATACATCGAGACTGCAATCCCTCCCATATTCCAGCCTAACTGACTAACAAGTGTCACTAATGAAGGAACAGCAAGTGCAATCCCACTAACAAATAAAATACTAATGATCGTTAAACCAGCTATAGTTGAAATAAAGCTCATCAGGATTAGTTCGATAATCGATAGAGATAAGGCCATTTTCAGTACAAACAGCACATTAAAACGCTTTGCTAATTTCCCTGCAAATGGTGACATAACCATTCCTACTATCCCAAAGGCACGAATGTAAATGAGGTTCTGACTTTTCATACCAAAGGAATCACTCGTTAAATATGCACCTAAAATAATGTACATACTGACAAATGACATTAATAATACAAACGCAATGAGATAACTAAATATCAAATTTCTATTGGTGAAAATAATACCGATTCTCTTCAGAGGAGCCCATATATTTTTAGTTTCGTTCTGAATTATTCCCTTCGGTAAGATCCACACGACTAGCAAAGCAGTCATAACATACACTGCAGCAAGCACATAAAAGATGACGTGCCAATGACTATGTTCACTTACATATCCACTAAACACCTGCCCAACTATACCCGCTACAAGAAATCCCGTACTGATAAAACCAATTGTCCCAACTTTTCGATCATTTGGAAAAACCTCAAGGGTATAGGCAAGCGCTACTGGTGAAAATGTAGCTGCCGCGAGCCCTTGTAATCCTCTTAATAGAAGGATAAAAGAAAAATTATTAACTAAACCTAGAAGTAACGTTATCATGCTTAATGAAAAAAGCCCAAATACAATGACATTTTTACGTCCATATTTTTCTGATATCGCACCATAGAAAAAACACCCTAGTGCAAATCCAAGCGAAAAAACACTTGATGTAAAGCCCGCTTTAGTCAATGAAATATTAAAATAATCACTGAATACACTAATCAGCGGTATTGTTAAATAAAGACTCGACATCACTACCATACCTGTCCAGGATAAAATAGTTGTCATTAAAGCATAATTTGCGCGATTTTCTGAAATTACAATGTTCATTAAATAAATCACCCTTTTTAGTTCGATTAACTTATAGTTAGATAATCTAATTAAATGACTGAAAATTAAACTGTATCAATATAGCTACAGTTTAACGTTCCACCTTTAGTTTTCTTTGTATAGATTTTAATAATTTACTCACTAGCTTCTCAAATACTTGTCGTTCATCAGGTTCCAAATCGCTTACATTAGAAGCGCATGACGACCAATAAGTCGGTAAAACTTCAGCTATAAAAATACGACCTTCATCTGTTAAACTTACATAGATCTTCCTCCGATCTTCTTTACTATGATTCCGTACAACAAGATTTCTCTTTTCTAACCAATCAAGCATTGATGTTGCGGATGCTCTCGTAATGCCCAATCGTTTAGCTAAAGCAGACGGAGTTGCACGTCTCTCTCCATGTAGTGTCAGCAATAGTAATAAGTCTAATTTACTTTCAGTAATTCCAAAAGGAGCTAACTCATTGTCTATTACATCTAAAACATGATCACTTAACCATAACAATATTAATCCCAATTTCGCATCTTCTTGATTTGTATCACTGGCAGA encodes:
- a CDS encoding MarR family winged helix-turn-helix transcriptional regulator, with the protein product MTKIKKTYTNEDDLPVLGVEPYIELIQTSSASDTNQEDAKLGLILLWLSDHVLDVIDNELAPFGITESKLDLLLLLTLHGERRATPSALAKRLGITRASATSMLDWLEKRNLVVRNHSKEDRRKIYVSLTDEGRIFIAEVLPTYWSSCASNVSDLEPDERQVFEKLVSKLLKSIQRKLKVER
- a CDS encoding MFS transporter — translated: MNIVISENRANYALMTTILSWTGMVVMSSLYLTIPLISVFSDYFNISLTKAGFTSSVFSLGFALGCFFYGAISEKYGRKNVIVFGLFSLSMITLLLGLVNNFSFILLLRGLQGLAAATFSPVALAYTLEVFPNDRKVGTIGFISTGFLVAGIVGQVFSGYVSEHSHWHVIFYVLAAVYVMTALLVVWILPKGIIQNETKNIWAPLKRIGIIFTNRNLIFSYLIAFVLLMSFVSMYIILGAYLTSDSFGMKSQNLIYIRAFGIVGMVMSPFAGKLAKRFNVLFVLKMALSLSIIELILMSFISTIAGLTIISILFVSGIALAVPSLVTLVSQLGWNMGGIAVSMYTVILFAGTSVAPFISVYLIQSGSFTVAFLLLATTLSTGLVSALMISSGKNVGSN